The genomic DNA GGGCCGTAAACGCCTTGCTGTAGTTCTCGATCACGTACCAGCGCTCCGGAAGGAGTTGAAAGCCGCTGTTGAAGATTTCCTCCGGCGGCCGCAGGGAGGCCAGAAACATCCATACAAAGGGAACCAGCATGATACATGCGCCGGAAAGCAGTATTGCGTGTCGCAGGAAAGGCTGCCAGCGGAAGTGTTTTGTTTTCATGTCCCGCTCCTAATTGTAGTGGACGTGTTTTTCGGCCACATAGGTTTTGATGAGGGTGAATCCGAGAACGCAAAGGAGAAAAATCACCGTGATCGCCGACGCATATCCGGTGCGAAAGAATTCGAAGGCTTCCTTGAACATGGTGTAGATGAGCACTTCCGAGGCATTGTTCGGGCCGCCCTGGGTCAGGACGTGAACCGCGTCGAAGACTTGAAAGGAACGGATGGTCGTGATGATCGAGACAAACAGGGTCACCGGCGAAAGCAGCGGCCAAGTCACCAACCAGAAGCGACTCCACCCGCTTTCCGCACCGTCCAGGGCGGCGGCCTCGTGCAGTTCCTTGGGGATTCCGGAAAGCCCGGCCATGAACAGGACCATGTTGAATCCCATGTTTTGCCAGATTCCTATGCCGCAGAGTGTAATCAGCACCGTGTTTTCGTTGTGAAGCAGCTCGAATCCTCCCAGTCCGAAGAGGGGGAGTATGTGGGCGGCCAGTCCCACCCGCGGATGCAGAACGAATTCCCAGGTGATGGCCATGGCCACGGAGCAGGTCATCACAGGCAAAAAGAATACTGCCCTGTAGAATTTCTTGAGGGATTGGCCTGATTCGATAAGCAGGGCCACGCCAAGTCCCATGAAGATGGTGAGCGGTACGGTGACGAGTGTATAGATGCACGTGTTGCCGAAAGAACGTCTGAATGTTTCGTCGGCGAAAATCTGCGCATAGTTGCGCAAGCCGATGAACTCCAGGGTGTCGCTGCCGAACTGCCAGTCCGTGAAGGAGAGGCCGAACACCACGAGCAGCGGGCCTATGAGTAGAAGGAACAGTAGCAGAGTGGCAGGCGTTACAAGGAGATACGCTACCCGTACCTGCGCCGCTTGCAGGGAAGATTTGAAAGCCATGATGGGTCCTTTGAAAGGGGTTCTTCTAGCGGAAGAAAGGTTGCGTCCAGGCTTGGCAGCCGTAGTTCCCGTGCACCTCAACCCGCGCGTAGGGCGTGGTGTGCTCTTGGAAGCTCCACTCCAAGGCTTCGGAGAGTTCTGTCTTCAGGCAAATCCCCGCCTGACCGATCACCCGGATCAGCGCTTTGTCGGGCAGGCTGACTCGGATCGTGTCCCCTTCCCGTTCAATGTGTGTGAAAGCCGGTCCGTTCGACGCGTAGAACCGGCCTTTTCCGAGTGCATCGAAGATGCTTTCGGGCGATTTGTCGTCGGCGTTGACCATAATCCACCCTCGGCCGACACCGTCGCTTTGGTGCGCATCGTCGCTGGCAAAACCCAACAGCCGGAAGCCGGAGCTAAGCAGGATGTCCCATTCCCTGACGGCGTAGGCGTCTCCTTCCAGGCGATCGATCACGGCATTATAGATTTCCATCCCGTCAACATGGGGGGCGGTGGTCAGCAGGGTGGCCAGATCATAGTGGCGCGGAAGTTTCCAGTTCGGGTGGTTGATGACGGTCAGCACCGAATTTCGGTCGGAAGCGAGCAGGGTCCGTAGCTCTCTCGGCGGAAGCAGGGCCGCGAGAGCCTCGCTGTCGAGGCTGTAGAGGCCGAGGTGATCCTGATGGGAAACGACGGAGTCGCCCATGGAGCCCATGCGTGAGTTCCACTCGAATCCCGGGAGGAGTGTCAGATTGGGATGTTGGGCAGGGGTGATCCCCATATGGTCGGAGACGGAGATGAAGTCATATCCTTTGCCTTCGTAGCAGAGGAGCAGTTCATCCAGCGAAATGCGGCCGCACGGGCTGGCGGGCGAGGAGTGTGAATGGAGGTTGCCTTTGTACCAGGAACGGGAAGCCGTGACGGAGTCATACGGATTTTGCCAGTTGACCGTTTGCATAAGAGATTCCTTTTTGAACGCCCTTGAAGGCGATGCTAAAATATACAGAAAAACTTCCGGCCCATTCCAGATGGCGGGGCCTTTTTCGATTCACACGGAAGTTAGTCTGCGTAAGGAATTTCTCTTTAGCTCTTCCCTCAGCACAGGATGGCGAAACATACCCGGAAAAAACGACGGGAGTATTTCCGCAATAAGGCAAGTATGTGACAAGAACAGAATCACGATTTCGTTTTCGGTGTTCGTGCTCGACGGGCCCTTTGTCAGAACAGGGGCTGGATAGGGAGACCGCGAAGCCTAGAAGAGGAGGAAAGCGGCAGCGGTATCAGGATAGTTCCAAATGCAGGAGTGGAAAGGGCTTTCCCTGCCCGTCCAGAGAGGAGCGGCCTACAACCTTGAAACCGAAGTTGATATAAAAGCCCAAGGCTTGAGGATTTTGTTCGTTGACGTCCACCTTGGTCACGCCGAGCGTATCCACGGCATGGCGGCAAAGAGCCGTGCCGACGCCGTTGTTCCGGCATTCTGGTCGGATGAAAAGCATCTCCAGGGTTTTTCCGCCGACTCCGCAGAAGCCAAGGATGAGGCCTTCGGCGTTTCGCGCGCAGCGCAATTCCACGGCATCGAAGTATCGCTCTAGGATGAGCGGCTTCAGGAATAGGATGTCTTCTTCGGACAGGAAGTCGTGGGTCGCGCGGACCGATGCCTCCCATACGGCGAGGAGTTCCGGGAAATCGTCTTTGCCGCCACGTTCGATGCGCATGAATACCCCTCTCATTTCCTTGAGTTGATTATATGAAATGGCGCAGAAGGACCAGTGAGCCGACACCAGCCGCCAAGGCGAGGGGCATATTCCGAAATCGCAGGGAAACGAGGAGGGTGACGCCCGAAGCGATGGCCTCTGCCGTTCCAACGGTAAAGACGAGGGGGGCGAGAAGGGCGGTCAGGATGGAGCCCGGCAAGCGGGACAGGCACGCTTCCACCCGGCGGTTGCCCTGAACCAGCCGCACCAGCCATGGGCCGCTTATGCGGGTCAGGTAGGTGACGGCGGCCATGCCGAGTATGGCGAGCAGGCTATCTGTCTGCATTGGCACCCCACAATCCGGTCAGGCTTCCGGCCAGTCCTCCGGCCACGATGTACCATTTTCCTGGCAGGAAATGATGAACCGCCAGAGCGGTAACAGCAGCCGCAAGCCACGGAGGAATGTCGCCTTTTCCCTTCCAGAGCCCGGCCAGCAGGGACAGGAACACGGCGGTGAAGGCGAAATCGAGGCCGAATGCCTCGGGATCGGGGATGGCGGCTCCGGCCAGCCTGCCCGTGATGGTGGCTCCCATCCAGGCAGCCCACAAGAGCAGGCCGCTGCCCAGAAGAAAACCGATGTCCGCCTTGTCCCGCTGCACGGCTCCGTAAGTCATGGCCCAGCTTTCATCCACCAGGAGGAAGAGCAGAGGCAGGGTGGTGCGGGGCGGAAGCCCGCGCATCCACGGAGCCAGGGACGCGCTCATGAGCACATGGCGGAGATTTACAATGAATGTGGTGAAGATCAGGGCCGTTATGGGTAACGGATGTGTCCACATGTCCAAGGCTACGAATTGGACCGAACCGGCAAAGACAAGCCCGCTGGACAGGATTGATTCCGTCATGCTCAAGCCAGCCTGGCGGGTAAGCAGTCCGTAGACCATGCCATAGGCAAAGACGCTGAGGGCCACCGGCAGGGTGCGCAAGGCACCCTGCCGGGCCGATTCGAGGGAGAGTCGTGCCGTCACGGTCTAGAACGGGTAGATCAGGGTGCTTTCACCCTCGCTTTTTTCTTCACCCATTTTTTTGTCGATGGCGTCGATGCGGGCCTGGGCGGCAACTCGCTGCTCCTTGCGGGCCGCGTTGCGCACCACCGTGCCGAGCAGTCTTTTGGCAGTTTCGTACTTGCCCCGTTTTTCGTAGATCAGGGAGGCGCGATACATGGCGGTCAAGGCCCAGATGTTTTCCTGGGGATATTGCCAGGCCAATTTAAGGTAATAGTCCAGCGCCTTGTCGGGATTGCGCATGGCCTGTTCGCCTTCACCGAGCCAAAACAAGGTCTCGGCCTGCAAAGCTGTGGTCATGGTAGCGCGGGCATCCCACATGGCCAACAGTTCCTTTTGAGCGGCCTCGTATTCCCTTCGCTGCTGGTAGAGAAGCGCCATACGCAGGCGGGTCATCACCGGAATGGGTTCGTCGGTTTTGACCATGTCCTGATAGGTTTCAAGGGCTTTGCCCTGGCTTCCCGCGTCCAGTTCCAGCCGGGTTTTGATGTCCAGCCAGGCCATCCGCAATTCGGGGGGCAGGGTGGTCTCGTCTATCCGGTTCAGATAAAAGGCGCCAAGCTGTAATTGCTTGGCCTTTACCGCGTCGTCGGCGAGATAAATCAGGCTGCGAATGCCGAAGGAGGTGTCGTCAAAAAGATACGCGCCACGCTTGGCCAACTCAACGGAGGGCGAGTCGGCAAAACGCTGTTGCCAATAGGCCAAAAGCAACAGTCGATCCAGGGGATAGCTGACAGTGGACAGAACCTGCAATTGGTCCTGCGGCGCGGCGGTCCAGAAGGGGGCCTCGGTATCGGGATGGACGTCCATGCCGGCGGCGCCGGAAAGAGCGGCCAAAACGGGATAAAGGGTGAAGGCTTCGCTCGGTGTTTCGGGTAAAACTTTGTTCAAGTGTTCCTTGAAGGTCAACATCCCAGCCAACCGCAAACAGATAGGAAGCGATGTTTTATCCGTGCTGTTCCAAGTGGTTGCGGCAGCCTGAGTATTGCCGTTGGCGAGCGACAGGGCGAGTTTGAAGTTGCGTAGCAAGGCGGCAGTCTGCTCGGAAATGAGCATGGAGCCCAACTCGTTGTCGATGGCCTTTTCCGCCTCGACCGCGGGCATGTTCAGGATGTTGTTGCGGAACTTGGTCCAGGCGGCGGAGTCTGGATTGCCCAGAAACCAATCGGTTCGCGACTTGGAGTAAGGGGCCAGGATATTGCCCGACCAGAACGCATGAGCCTTGAGGTAGTTTCCTTCGAGAAATGCATCAACGTTTGTGGGAGTGTTGCCGCTGTTGAGGAAATACAGGGTTGAAGTCCAGAATTGGCGGACCATCTCGTTGGACAGCTTGGCGATATGGGCCGTGGCTTCATCGAATTTCTCAAGTGAAACTGCTGCCATAGCCTGGGCGATGAGCATGGTGTCGTTCTGCGGCACCAGGACAGTGGCGGGCACCGCAACATCTGTTGTCGAATTGGCAGCCAGCGTCTTGTTGCTCAGGAGAGCGTGGACGCCGTTCCAAAATTCGTTGGGCCAGACTTTGAGGCCAACGGTCATAATCAGATCGAGGGCCTCCTTCTGGGAATCCCTGGAAAGAGTGTGGTTTGCAAGCCATGACCAGTACATTTTAAGCCAGACATCATGCCAGATGGGTTCCAGATCGGGCTCAGCCTTGAATCGGGAGAGAACCTCTTCGTCGGGCATGAATTTGGCGGCTTGGGTGTACCAGAGCACGGCTTTGGTTAGATCGCCCAGACCTCTATGAGCCTGGCCTCCGAGCCACAGGCGGTCGGCTTCGGCTTGCCCGGGAAAAGCGGGTGTCATTTCGATGAGTTCAAGAGCTTTGTCCGGAGAATTGAGGTTCAGGTAGACCTGAGCGCGTTTGAGCACGGCGCCGGGAGTGTCGGCGGAGGGCTCATGAGCATATTCCTTTTCCAATCTGTCCCAGGCCCGGTAGTGTTCAAGCCATTGCTCGAAGGACTGTTTTTCTTTGGCATGGGCGGGGGTCATTCCGGCAAACGCCAAAAAAGCCGCCAGAAGCGAAAATACGAGTCTCGATTTCATTGTTCCTCAAATTTGGCCGTAACGGCCTTTTTGTCTGTTTGTGATGGGGCATCATTAACAGCCGCATAAAAAATGCTCAATGGTCACCTTGATCGGTAGCTCGAATGTCCACAGGTCGGTTTGAGGCATTCCTCGTTCGGACTGAAGAGAAGTCGAAGGGCAAATTTCGAGGGTGACGATTACCCTTGTTTCGGCCTTCATTTGTTCAAAGTTTACATAATTTATATTATGAGACAAATTCACAACATACTGAAAATAAGAACTTAAAAACTTAAAGTGTTCGAATTGGATTACGTAGATCGTCGCCTACTGATGGCTTGCCGAATAAGTGGATTCGACAAATGCCCTGTGCCGCATTTTTGCCTCGCAGGCCGACTGTGGGCATCGTCTTGGCGGGTAACGTTGCTCAGGAATAAATCTGGAGTGAAATAAATTGTGGGGACTTTTGGGATGGGCAAGGAATGTGTCTTGTCCAGAGGATGATGCCCCCGACTCTTTGCGGCCTTACGACTTTTAATGAGTCAGCGCGTTTCAGGGGAATCCCCTTTTGTATTCCGATGTCTGCATCCTTGTCTTACGAGACCCGGATCAGAACGTGGACGGCGCTTGTTCGTTCGTATGCCTTCGACAATTCGCCTGTGTCGCGTTTTAAGCCGATTTGTGTGCGGACGTTCCTCCTGGTGTAGAAACGGGCTTTGGCCGGAATGAGGGCACAAAAAAAGGCCCTAAGTCGGGCCTTTGTCTTTTGGGTATGGGCTGGTCGCCTATTCTTCGTCCTTGGGGACCGATGCGCCGATGCGCTTCAGGTATTTGTCCCGGCATTCGTAGGAACAGAAAACGTGGACCTTATCCCCTTCGCGAACACGGATGTCGCCATCTTTTTCCACATAGGTGCCGCAGGACGGGTCCTTGACCATTTCACCAGAGGCAACCTTCTGCTTGATGGATTTGTCCTTTTGCTTGTCCCGTTTTTGCTTGTCGCCCATGAAGAGCTTGTAGACCAAGAACAATGCAGCCGCGATGACAAGGAATTTAAGCATGGGTAGCCTCGTTGGTTGGTTTTATCAGGAGTCCTGCCAGATCTTGCGATCTTCCAGCCTGTACTTTATGCCGTCCAGGGCCTCGTCGACGGTTGTGCCGTCAGGGAAGACATAATCCGGCGCGATCTCTTTGAGCGGCACGAGGACGAACGCCCTTTCCTTGGCGCGGGGATGCGGCAGGGTCAGGAAATCCATGTCCATAACGGTGTCGCCCCACGCGATGATGTCCATGTCCAAGGGCCTGGGGCCGCCGGGGACAGCCCTGGTGCGGCCCATTTTGGCTTCGATGGCCGTGCAGGTGGACAGGAAACCCGGCGGCGACCAGATTTCGGCGTCGATTTCAAGCTCCACCACCTGGTTGGTGAACCATGGCTGATCCTTGACCTCCCCCTGGGGCTCGGTCACGTAATAATCAGAGACCTTCCGCAAGCGGATGTCGTCGCCGTAGTCCTCAAGCAGGACCAGTGCCTCGTGGAGGTTTTCTTCAGTGTCTCCCACGTTGGAGCCTAGGCTCACGTAGCAGATCACAGTTTCGAAATTCTGGATACGGCCTCCTCAAGCTTGTCGTTGTTCACGGTCAGGGAAATGCGGAAGTACCCTTCCCCGGGAGTGCCGAAGCCGTTGCCGGGAGTCAGCACCACGCCGGTCTTCATGAGCACGTTCGTCACGAATTCAGCGGACTTGTACCCTTCGGGGACGTTGCACCACAGGTAGAAGGATGCGTCCGGGACACGGTGTTTGATGCCGATCTTGGTAAGAGCGGCGCTGACCACGTCCCTGCGCTCCTTGTAGATGGCCCGGAAGCTTTCGGCAAAGGGCTCGCCCTCTCTCAGGGCGGCGACGCCGGCTTCCTGCACGGCCTGGAAAATGCCGGAGTCCACGTTTTCCTTGATCTTGCCAAGGCCCGCGACGAGGCTTGCGTTGCCCACGGCCATGCCGATACGCCAGCCGGTCATGTTGTAGGTCTTGGACAAGGAGTGGAATTCGATGCAGACGTCTTTGGCGTCCTTGCATTCCATGATGGACAAAGGCTTGTTCTCGGGATCGTAGTAAATTTCGGTGTAGGCGGCATCGGAAACAACGATTACGTTGAATTCCTTAGCTTTTTCGATGAGCTTTTCATAAAACGGCTTGGTCGCCGTGGCTGCGGTCGGGTTGTTCGGGTAGCAGACGAAGATCATCTTGGCCTTGGCCCAGGTGTCGTCGGAAACCGCGTCCAGGTCGATGAGGAAGTCGTTTTCCTCAAGCAGAGGCAGATACTCTACCCTGCCGCCGGCGAATTCGGTGGCGATGCCGTATACCGGATAGTTGGGAGTGGCCACCAGGACCGTGTCGCCGGGATTGACGTAGGCCAGCGGGAAGTGGGCGATGCCCTCCTTGGAGCCGATCAGGCTGACGATCTCGGTTTCGGGGTCAAGGTCGACGTTGAAGCGCTGCTTGTACCAGTCGGACACGGCCTGGCGGTAGGCCAACATGCCGATGTAGTCCGGGTACCTGTGGTTCGGGGCCTTCTTGGCGCTTTCGTAGAGGGCTTCGATGATGAAATCCGGGGTGGGCAGATCGGGATCGCCGATACCCAGGCTGATGATGTCCATGCCCTTCTTGGCTACTTCCGCCTTGGCCTTGTCAATGGCGGCAAAAAGATACGGAGGCAGGGTCGACAAACGGTCGGCCAATTTGAAATCAGACATGTATATCTCTCCTTGAAATCCGATATTGAAGAACTTTCATAATGGGGGCATGACCCAGTGTCAATGCGAACCATTGCGCTTTGACCCTCACCTTGGTAGCAAGGATGCTGACAATTGCGCTTGTTTCCCGTGCAGTGTGGCAATTACCTTTTTATCCAGGATATCATCCAATACTTTAATAGTATCAAACCGATTCGGCAAAGATTATGACACACCCGGAAAAAGAAAAAAACATCAACGAGTATAGTCATCCCTGGGTGGACCGTTATCTTGAATACCTGCTGATTGAAAAGGGGTTGTCCGAGAACAGCCTGACGGGGTACGCCAACGACCTCGGTTCCCTGCTCGCCTTTTTGGAAGAGAAGTCCTTTGCCCTGAAGGACCTGACGGACAGGACCCTCTTTCTTTATCTTACACATCTGCGGGCCAGAGGGTTGAAGAGCCGTTCCCTGGCGCGTCACCTCTCCTCCCTTCGTGGTTTCTTTGCCTTCGCTGTGGGAGAGAAATGGTACAAGGAAGACCCCGGGCAACTTCTTGAAAATCCCAAGCTGCCACGCAAGTTGCCGGAATTCCTCACTCGTGAAGAGATGGGACGAGTCCTCGCCCTGCCCGACACCTCCACTCCGCTTGGTATGCGCGACAAGGTGATGCTGGAGCTTCTTTATGCTGCCGGATTGAGAGTCTCCGAGCTTATCGGCATGAAGGTTCTGGACTACGACCCCCAGGTCGGGATGCTCAAGGTCTTCGGCAAGGGCGCCAAGGACCGGCTTATCCCCATCCATTATACGGCCCAGGATTTTCTCAATCATTATCTGGAGTTCACCCGGCCCGGATTCAAGCCGTGCATGGATTTCATGTTTTTAAATCGATCGGGCAAGGGGCTGACTCGCCAGGGCGTATGGAAACTCATCAAGAAATACGCCGAGGCCGCGGGCATAAAGCGGCCCATTTCTCCTCACACCTTTCGGCATTCCTTTGCCACACATCTGCTGGAGGGCGGCGCGGACCTGCGCGCCGTGCAGATTCTTTTGGGTCATGCGGACATCAGCGCCACCGAGATTTATACCCATGTGGAGTCCAGCAGGCTGAAGAACCTGCACCGGAGATTCCATCCGCGATCAACCATGTGATCTCAGCAACCGCCAGAATACCAAATGAAAAACATGCCAGAAAAGATAAAGGCCCCGATCGTGATCACGGCCCACGCCAATGCGGATTTTGACGCCTTGGGAGCCATGGTTGCGGCCAGCAAGCTCTACCCCGGCGCAGTGCTCATTTTTCCCGGCAGCCAGGAATCCAACCTTCGCAATTTTTTTATCGAGAGCACCACTTATCTCTTCAACTTCAAGCCCTTCAAGGATATTGATCCCGAGTCCGTGGAGCTGCTGGTGGTCGTGGACACACGGCAGCGATCGCGGATTCCCCACGTTCGGCCGGTCCTGGACAACGATGGGTTGCGCATTCATCTCTACGACCATCACCCCGACAGCGAGGAGGATTTGCCCGCCGAGAAGGTCGTGGTCCGGGATTGGGGCTCCACCACTACCATCATCGTGCATGAAATAAGGGAACAGGGCTTGTCCCTCAATGCCGAGGAAGCCACTTTGCTCGGCGTCGGCATTTACGAGGACACCGGCTCTTTTGGCTTCAACACCACCACTCCGGAGGATTTCGAGGCCGCTGGCTGGCTCAAGTCCCAGGGCATGAATCTTGAGGTCATCGCCGACCTGCTGTCTCATGATCTGTCCGCCGTGCAGGTCACGTATCTTGGCGAATTGTTCAAGAACGCCAAGACTTACGACATCCATGGTATTGATGTGGTCATCACCGAGATGTCTACGGACAAGTTTGTTCCGGACTTCGCCCTGCTGGTCCACAAGCTTATGGACATGGAGAAGATCAAGGTCGTCTTCGCGCTGGGCCGCATGGCCGACCGTATCCATCTGGTGGCCCGGTCCAAAAGCCCGGACGTCAACGTCGGCCGCATCTGCGCATCTCTCGGGGGCGGCGGGCACGATTCGGCGGCCTCGGCCACCATCAAGGACCGCACCCTTGCCGAGGTGCGCGACGACCTGTTCGCCCTCTTCTATTCCCAGATCAATCCGCAGATCGTGGTGGAATCACTCATGTCCCGACCTCCCGTCGTTATCGAGAGCAACAAGACCATTGCCGACGCCGTGGAGCTGATGACCCGCTACGGGCTCAAGGACGTGCCGGTGGTGAAGGGCGGCACGATGCGATGCATTGGCATCATCGGTCACAAGATCGCGGACAAGGCCCTCTCCCACCACTTGGGTGAGGTAGGTCTGAGCGAATACATGACCAGGAATTTCGAGACGGTGGAATCGAAGACCGATCTCTATCGGGTCATGGAGATAATTTTGAACAACCGCCAACGGATGCTTCCCGTGGCGGACGGCGAGAACCTGGTCGGGGTCATCACCCGCACCGATCTCATGAACATGCTGATCGAAGAGCCCGCACGTATCCCGGACTCCCTCATGCCGGACCGCCGCCGGGAGAGGAATATCGCCGCCCAGGCCAGGAACCGGCTGCCACAGCGTATGCTCGACCTGCTCAAGGAGGCCGGGGATCTGGGGGCCGAACTGGATTGGGAGGTCTATGCGGTCGGCGGCTTCGTGCGCGACATACTGCTCGGGCGGCCCAATCTTGACCTCGACCTGGTGGTTGAAGGCGACGGCATTGTTTTCGCCAAGCGTTTCGCAAAGAAGCTCGGCGGTCGGGTCAAGGCGCATTCCAAGTTCAAGACCGCTCTGGTCATCCTTGAAGACGGCCAGCGCGTGGATGTGGCTACAGCCCGACTGGAATACTATGAATACCCCGCCGCCTTGCCCACTGTGGAGCTTTCCTCCATCAAGATGGACTTGTACCGACGCGACTTTACCATCAACGCCCTGGCCTTGCGCATCAACCCTGGGCGTTTCGGCCAGTTGGTGGACTTCTTCGGCGCCGACCGGGATATCCGCAACCGGACCATCC from Pseudodesulfovibrio thermohalotolerans includes the following:
- the xerD gene encoding site-specific tyrosine recombinase XerD, whose translation is MTHPEKEKNINEYSHPWVDRYLEYLLIEKGLSENSLTGYANDLGSLLAFLEEKSFALKDLTDRTLFLYLTHLRARGLKSRSLARHLSSLRGFFAFAVGEKWYKEDPGQLLENPKLPRKLPEFLTREEMGRVLALPDTSTPLGMRDKVMLELLYAAGLRVSELIGMKVLDYDPQVGMLKVFGKGAKDRLIPIHYTAQDFLNHYLEFTRPGFKPCMDFMFLNRSGKGLTRQGVWKLIKKYAEAAGIKRPISPHTFRHSFATHLLEGGADLRAVQILLGHADISATEIYTHVESSRLKNLHRRFHPRSTM
- a CDS encoding PHP-associated domain-containing protein; the protein is MQTVNWQNPYDSVTASRSWYKGNLHSHSSPASPCGRISLDELLLCYEGKGYDFISVSDHMGITPAQHPNLTLLPGFEWNSRMGSMGDSVVSHQDHLGLYSLDSEALAALLPPRELRTLLASDRNSVLTVINHPNWKLPRHYDLATLLTTAPHVDGMEIYNAVIDRLEGDAYAVREWDILLSSGFRLLGFASDDAHQSDGVGRGWIMVNADDKSPESIFDALGKGRFYASNGPAFTHIEREGDTIRVSLPDKALIRVIGQAGICLKTELSEALEWSFQEHTTPYARVEVHGNYGCQAWTQPFFR
- a CDS encoding AzlD family protein — its product is MQTDSLLAILGMAAVTYLTRISGPWLVRLVQGNRRVEACLSRLPGSILTALLAPLVFTVGTAEAIASGVTLLVSLRFRNMPLALAAGVGSLVLLRHFI
- a CDS encoding LL-diaminopimelate aminotransferase, which gives rise to MSDFKLADRLSTLPPYLFAAIDKAKAEVAKKGMDIISLGIGDPDLPTPDFIIEALYESAKKAPNHRYPDYIGMLAYRQAVSDWYKQRFNVDLDPETEIVSLIGSKEGIAHFPLAYVNPGDTVLVATPNYPVYGIATEFAGGRVEYLPLLEENDFLIDLDAVSDDTWAKAKMIFVCYPNNPTAATATKPFYEKLIEKAKEFNVIVVSDAAYTEIYYDPENKPLSIMECKDAKDVCIEFHSLSKTYNMTGWRIGMAVGNASLVAGLGKIKENVDSGIFQAVQEAGVAALREGEPFAESFRAIYKERRDVVSAALTKIGIKHRVPDASFYLWCNVPEGYKSAEFVTNVLMKTGVVLTPGNGFGTPGEGYFRISLTVNNDKLEEAVSRISKL
- a CDS encoding transcriptional regulator, producing the protein MLKFLVIAAALFLVYKLFMGDKQKRDKQKDKSIKQKVASGEMVKDPSCGTYVEKDGDIRVREGDKVHVFCSYECRDKYLKRIGASVPKDEE
- a CDS encoding GNAT family N-acetyltransferase, which gives rise to MRIERGGKDDFPELLAVWEASVRATHDFLSEEDILFLKPLILERYFDAVELRCARNAEGLILGFCGVGGKTLEMLFIRPECRNNGVGTALCRHAVDTLGVTKVDVNEQNPQALGFYINFGFKVVGRSSLDGQGKPFPLLHLELS
- a CDS encoding CBS domain-containing protein, with product MPEKIKAPIVITAHANADFDALGAMVAASKLYPGAVLIFPGSQESNLRNFFIESTTYLFNFKPFKDIDPESVELLVVVDTRQRSRIPHVRPVLDNDGLRIHLYDHHPDSEEDLPAEKVVVRDWGSTTTIIVHEIREQGLSLNAEEATLLGVGIYEDTGSFGFNTTTPEDFEAAGWLKSQGMNLEVIADLLSHDLSAVQVTYLGELFKNAKTYDIHGIDVVITEMSTDKFVPDFALLVHKLMDMEKIKVVFALGRMADRIHLVARSKSPDVNVGRICASLGGGGHDSAASATIKDRTLAEVRDDLFALFYSQINPQIVVESLMSRPPVVIESNKTIADAVELMTRYGLKDVPVVKGGTMRCIGIIGHKIADKALSHHLGEVGLSEYMTRNFETVESKTDLYRVMEIILNNRQRMLPVADGENLVGVITRTDLMNMLIEEPARIPDSLMPDRRRERNIAAQARNRLPQRMLDLLKEAGDLGAELDWEVYAVGGFVRDILLGRPNLDLDLVVEGDGIVFAKRFAKKLGGRVKAHSKFKTALVILEDGQRVDVATARLEYYEYPAALPTVELSSIKMDLYRRDFTINALALRINPGRFGQLVDFFGADRDIRNRTIRVLHSLSFVEDPTRILRAIRFERRFDFQIGGQTMRLIKNALNLKLFSKLSGTRVMHELQLIMNEDDPLSCLLRMQELGIMEAIHPLLSLDRDRIQILTELAKVHNWYKLLYLEPSVIPWKLYILGMTMGIKREDIGQVTKRLHFTQKEERDFFQLRDMIGEALMKLMGWKEGRSKLSRLYQILHPVPVEGVLFLMARSRKEYIRRNISQYLARLQYIEIDVNGKDLKNIGIEPGPIYTAILDKLMIAKIDGRAETRHEQLNLAKRLNRELAASFIEKSED
- a CDS encoding carbohydrate ABC transporter permease; amino-acid sequence: MAFKSSLQAAQVRVAYLLVTPATLLLFLLLIGPLLVVFGLSFTDWQFGSDTLEFIGLRNYAQIFADETFRRSFGNTCIYTLVTVPLTIFMGLGVALLIESGQSLKKFYRAVFFLPVMTCSVAMAITWEFVLHPRVGLAAHILPLFGLGGFELLHNENTVLITLCGIGIWQNMGFNMVLFMAGLSGIPKELHEAAALDGAESGWSRFWLVTWPLLSPVTLFVSIITTIRSFQVFDAVHVLTQGGPNNASEVLIYTMFKEAFEFFRTGYASAITVIFLLCVLGFTLIKTYVAEKHVHYN
- the folK gene encoding 2-amino-4-hydroxy-6-hydroxymethyldihydropteridine diphosphokinase, which produces MICYVSLGSNVGDTEENLHEALVLLEDYGDDIRLRKVSDYYVTEPQGEVKDQPWFTNQVVELEIDAEIWSPPGFLSTCTAIEAKMGRTRAVPGGPRPLDMDIIAWGDTVMDMDFLTLPHPRAKERAFVLVPLKEIAPDYVFPDGTTVDEALDGIKYRLEDRKIWQDS
- a CDS encoding AzlC family ABC transporter permease: MTARLSLESARQGALRTLPVALSVFAYGMVYGLLTRQAGLSMTESILSSGLVFAGSVQFVALDMWTHPLPITALIFTTFIVNLRHVLMSASLAPWMRGLPPRTTLPLLFLLVDESWAMTYGAVQRDKADIGFLLGSGLLLWAAWMGATITGRLAGAAIPDPEAFGLDFAFTAVFLSLLAGLWKGKGDIPPWLAAAVTALAVHHFLPGKWYIVAGGLAGSLTGLWGANADR
- a CDS encoding tetratricopeptide repeat protein, with translation MKSRLVFSLLAAFLAFAGMTPAHAKEKQSFEQWLEHYRAWDRLEKEYAHEPSADTPGAVLKRAQVYLNLNSPDKALELIEMTPAFPGQAEADRLWLGGQAHRGLGDLTKAVLWYTQAAKFMPDEEVLSRFKAEPDLEPIWHDVWLKMYWSWLANHTLSRDSQKEALDLIMTVGLKVWPNEFWNGVHALLSNKTLAANSTTDVAVPATVLVPQNDTMLIAQAMAAVSLEKFDEATAHIAKLSNEMVRQFWTSTLYFLNSGNTPTNVDAFLEGNYLKAHAFWSGNILAPYSKSRTDWFLGNPDSAAWTKFRNNILNMPAVEAEKAIDNELGSMLISEQTAALLRNFKLALSLANGNTQAAATTWNSTDKTSLPICLRLAGMLTFKEHLNKVLPETPSEAFTLYPVLAALSGAAGMDVHPDTEAPFWTAAPQDQLQVLSTVSYPLDRLLLLAYWQQRFADSPSVELAKRGAYLFDDTSFGIRSLIYLADDAVKAKQLQLGAFYLNRIDETTLPPELRMAWLDIKTRLELDAGSQGKALETYQDMVKTDEPIPVMTRLRMALLYQQRREYEAAQKELLAMWDARATMTTALQAETLFWLGEGEQAMRNPDKALDYYLKLAWQYPQENIWALTAMYRASLIYEKRGKYETAKRLLGTVVRNAARKEQRVAAQARIDAIDKKMGEEKSEGESTLIYPF